ATGGTGAGAAATATCCCTGTGAGCACACATACATGGAGAATTATGTGTGATCATatcaaataaatatgaatatacataCAAATGTGACTATACTGTTTATCAGATACTTATCCATGTGTCATTACATTACAGATCCATGTATGATCACATATAGACATACACATACAATTGATACAGATTCGCATAttgagtgtatatgtatgtgttaatcaTAGAGATACTTTAAGTTGGGTacagatctggagaagggaatggcaaaccacttcagtattcttgccttgagaaccccatgaacagtatgaaaaagcaaaaaaatgaacTCCTCAGTCCAGTAGatgccaatatgctactggagaagagtggagaaatagctccagaaagaatgaagaggttgaggcaaagagaaaacaatacccagttgtggatgtgactggtgatggaagtaaacaGATCTGAGTGTGTGGCAGTAGTATACATACTTGTGTACTCTTAGACACAGGCCTACGAATGTTTGGttacaaatatttgtatttatagaaatacaaaCATTCTGTGGCTTTGGGGcttgtgctgcaattcatgctaGCAAAAGACACTAAGCCTTTTTCTGATGATCAGCTTACTGAAACTgtgaattaaaagtaaataacagAGTCCTCTTTTTAAACAGGAAGACCATAAAGCAAGATTTATGTGCTTTCTTTGGAGATGATTACAAAATTTTACTGAGCTTTcaatcaatctttcccaatatgtGTTTTATTCTggataagaaaagaaatattaagacACAGTTCTCCTCAAAATAAATGTGTAGTGCCATGAAATCCTAAGTATGTTGTGTTAGGAAGTTTTTAAACTTTGCAAAATGACCCTAAAGCTTAGAAGAGGATAGAAGGCCCACAGATTGAACATTCTAAGTGGTATAAAACCTGACATACTAAATGGAAAAGCTTCAAATTATTAATGAATTTAAATAGTAGACCaacttttttcctattttggaTTAGATATTTCCCCATCCCAAACAAAACTTAATTAAAGGTTggtttaaaaatgaagtattttaaaatgttgttttaaaaaagttaaactttAAAAGTATTTGGAAGCATGTGGAAATTTTCAAGTGCTgtgatagaaaaaataaaatattaaataatattaaaatggcATCTTTATATTAAATACTCATTGTAACAAACATTATATAACCAAgtaatatttgtataatatatatttatatatgtgtgtgtatatatatatatctgtgtgtgtatgtgtttatatatttcatGTAGAAAGAGCTAATCAAATTTATCAATAGAACAAGAATTCAAGTAATTGACAAGGTCTATAGAGTGAATTCTACATTCTATATATTGTGCAAGAAACAGAACACAAAGACAATTAGGTAActtttcctgacttcagggagattatgaaaaagaataaacatagTCTTAATTAATAAGTAAAGAATGTTTACCTTGTCACTTGAAATGACTATACAGTTTTGAAAACTAAGTTTCTGTCTTGGTCCATTTGGGCTATTCCCACAGAATACCATCGGTTGGATGATTTAAacaataaactttttttcttttttcctggcttGGGGTAtaagaaaagtgttagtcactcagccctgcctgactctttgtgaccccatggactatggccctccaggctcctctgttcatggggtttcccaggtaagaataccagagtgcatagctatttccttctccaggggatcttcctgaccaaccCATGTCACCttcattgccaggtggattctttatcatttgagccaccagggaagccctcacaagTCCAAGATTAAGAAGCTGGCTGATTTCATGTCTGATAAGGTTCCCTCCCTAgttcacagtgaaagtgaaagtcgctcaatcatgtccaactctttgtgacgccacagactatgcagtccatggaattttccaggccagaatactcgagtgggtggcctttcccttctccaggggatcttcccaacccagggatcaaacacaggtctcccgcattgcaggcagattattcaccagctgagccactaggaaagccccccctccccccccccccagttgaTAAGTAGCCATCTTTCTGCTGTGTCCTCATATAGCAGAAGGGTCAAGTGAGTTCTTAAGTTCTCTTTATGAGTGtattaatcccattcatgaggactcCACCTTCATGACTCTAGTCATTTCTGAAAGGGCCCAACTTCAAATACTACTATATTGTATAGAATTTATTGTACAGAAATTAACTTATGATATCGGAAAAGGGCACACATTTGCAATCTATAGCAACATCGAAAGGTGGAGGAATAACAAATAAATTTTGGTAAATCCAAAAGCTTGTTATGATTTGGTGAATACTATTATATTATGTTTGAGAATACTTTGAGATAATGTAAAATATCTCCATGTAACACATAAAAATCAGGATATGAGGTTTCTCATAAAGTGTGATTTAATAGTGTGTGggcatgtgcatgctaagtcttgtccaatgttttgccaacccatggattgtaccccccaggctcctctgaccatgggattttccaggcaagaacactggagtgagttaccactTTTTTCTCCAGGATTTACTAGTGAAAATCACACATAACCACATAACCTTAGCTCCTCATAAGGCCAGACAAAGTAAGAAAGGCAGAATGTTTCTTTGACCACACACTTCAGATCATTTTGAAGCAAGtagtatttattaatatttgggcttccctggtggctcagtggtaaagaacccaactatcaatacaggagacaggggttcaatccctgggttgaaaagatcccttgcagaagtaaagggcaaccaactccagtatttttgcctgggaaatcccatggataaaggaaactgtcaggctacagctcatggggttgcaaaagaattgggaatgacttagaaacaaaacaacaaaaaagcaaatatttatttcaagcctgattcagagagaaagaggatTTTATGAATAATGTCTCTGtgaaataaatcaatatattctGGCCTTTTTATATCCTAGTAAcctgtattttaataataaggGAGATAAGAATGACATATATTGTAagcatctttatttaaaaatgtatcaccAAAATATCTAGTATTGAGTTGCGTACTTCATGTCTGAAGCTCATGGATTATgctaaatttaaatatgaaagattCAACTTGGGTATCTCTAGAGGGCTAtggaaaatgacaagaaaaaaatgatgatgGGAATACTGAAAAACAGCAGTTATCACCAGATATCTtaaactatctgaaaaattaataaatcacttttttcctttttatttatttatctattttaattggaggctaattactttacactattgtggtggtttttgccatacattcacatgaatcagcaatgggtggacatgtgttccccatcctgaaccgcctgcccacttccctccccatcccatccctcagggttatcccagtgcaccagctctgagcaccctgtctcatgcatcaaacctggactggcaatctatttcacatatggtaatatacatgtttcaatgctattctctaaaatcatcccaccctcaccttctctcacagagtccaacagtctgttatttacatctgtgtctcttttgctatcttgcatatagggtcatcattaccatctttctaaattccatatatatatatatgcgttaatagactgtattggtggttttctttctgacttacttcgttctgtataataggctccagtttcatccacctcattagaactgattcaaacgcattctttttaatggctgagtaatgttccatagtatatatgtaccacagctttctttttttttaaatttatttattttaattggaggttaattactttacaatattgtattggttttgccatatatcaacatgaatccaccacagatatacacgtgttccgcatcctgaacccccctccctcctccttcgccataccatccctctgggtcatctcagtgcttgtccattcatctgccaatggacatctaggttgcttccatgtcctagcaattgtaaatagtgctgcaatgaacattggggtacacgtgtctctttcagttctgctttcctcagtgtgtatgcccagcagtgagattgctgggtcatatggcagtacTATTTCCAATCTGTTAAGGAATCttaactgttctccatagtggttgtactagtttgcattctcaccaacagtgtaaaaggttcctttttctccacaccctttccagcatttattgtttacagactttttgataacagccatcctgactggcatgagatggtacctcactgtggttttaatttgcatttaatgaATTACTCTTATGAAAATGTAACTTATACCTGGTCTTTTTGAGGATATAGGATTATGCAATTCAGAGTATGATTAAGATTTGGTTATATTTCTGcattaatattttcttgatttatttttataaatttggcTTCCTTACATTTAATACTTATAGCTCTGAATCACCATTCTACTTCAGTGTTAACATGCTAAGCAAtatcaaaaaataatatatgcaagGTATATTGTAATTATAAAACTAAGATAGATACTTCAAAATTAATATAGGCTGTCTTTGTGTACAGAGGAATGAACAAAATTTCTATGtcatattactattatttttctgaaaaatataatgaatcataataaaaaattatattatttgagAGAAACTTGAGAAAACTTTAcaccaactaaaataaatttacagtATAAACTATACCTTAATTCATATATAGCACATACATTTATAGTCTTATAGAGATACTTTACACCTCTAAACTGTAcatattttcataagaaaatgtGACAATCTTAAAAGTGTATTTGAAACAAAATATACACTTTGAACTAGGAAATTATGAAAATACTTAAAAGTGTATTTTGATCATTGGAAGTGTTCACATAATAAATGATTCCATCATGGCCAAGGTATTAACCCTGAGTagtaatttaatatttctttgagCCCCCTTTTTTTGAGTGGgggaaagaatactagaatgggttgccattcccttttccaggagatcttccctacccatggattgaacccaggtctcccgcactgtaggcagacactttaccgtctgagccacctaaaTAATCACACAAGACTTCCCTGTTAAAagcaattatttattgaaaataggTGATACATTTTCCTGCTGCCTCACTTTCTTTTTGTTGTCCAGAGCTTTTTCATGGCATTTTTCATCTCGCCATTTCTCAGAGTATAGATGAGTGGGTTCAACATAGGGGTGATAATGCTGTAAAACAGAGTCAAGGATTTATCAACGGACAAGGTAGAAGGAGGTCtgatatacataaaaatacaggGCACAAAGAAGAGGACCACCACAGTAATTTGGGAGCCACAGGTGGACAAGGCTTTGCGCCTCCCTACCTGACCACGATTCTTCAGGGAGCGCAGAATGACCCCATAGGAGATGAGTAAGAGAGAAAAGATGATCACACATATTGCCCCATCATTGGTAAGTACTATAATGGCAGTAACCTGGGTATCAGTGCAAGCAAGTTTTAACAAGGGGTACATGTCACACATAAAGTGGTCAATGACATTGGGGCCACAGAAGGGAAGATTGTAGACAAAGAGAGGATGAAATACACCATGTAAAAACCCACCAGTCCAGgtcaacagcagcaacagaacaCACACTCGCTTATTCATGATGGTCAAATAATGCAAAggtttgcagatggccacatagcggtcataggccatgaccACCAGGAGGAATATATCAGCACCACCAAAAAAGTGCCAAATAAAAAGCTGGGTCATGCAAGCCTGGAAGGAAATGGTTTTCCTTCCATACAGTAAGTCTATAATCATATTTGGTGTGACTGTAGTAGAATAAATAGCATCCATAAATGATAAGCAGCCAAGAAAGAAGTACATAGGGGTATCCAGGATTGGACTGACCACCACAGTCAGGACAATAAGTAGGTTGCCCACCATGGTCACGATATAAATGAACAAGAACATGACAAATAATATTTTCCTGCCCTGGATGCTTTGAGTGAGCCCCAAAAGGACAAATTCAGTTACATTGTTCCTTTGTTCCATAGGTGCTTCTGCCTGTATTATTTCAGAGTTCAGGTCAAAATTACCTGTAAATATAATTGTTATTAGTGAATCCTGAAGTCTTAAGACACTTTACTAATATATTTAATCAATGAGAATtatagtttattatgatccaatACTTCCAGATATTGTAATAGAATGCTGAGTGATATATTGCCCTGAACCTCAAAAGTCTTAAAGAGCAGCAAgtaattaaaatacatatgtgAGAAAAGAACACATTATTAAGTAAATGAGTTGCTACAGTCTCCTTCCATTTAGAAGTTGATTAAAttgtatatttaattaatatgttatatacaaataaatgttgATTAAAGctttaataaaaaagtaaagcaatttttaaaaaaattcgcTTTCTATTTATTAGGGAGGTGATTTCCTCAATTCTAGCAGAGGAAGAATCTTAGCCAATCATTGGAATTTCAGATAGATACATTTGAGaatttcagatttcttttaaGGACTTAGGAAAAGATACAATAGCACCAATTgacaaaataaacaggaaaaagatTCACATTGTATGGAATAAACATAGATTTAATACATAAAACATAATTATATCTAAGCAGTTTGCAAGTAAAAgtgtaaattaaaatgtaaacatatatttaaaggaATAATGCATCTAAGCGGCCAACACACATAAAGGAATTCTGAAACTTACTTGTGAAGAGAAAAGTAGGAATTGAAGTAATGTCTTACTGGCTACAGTATCATCTTGAGTTTTGAAATGCCACTGAATCAAGGTCTACAGATGCTACAGTTTAACAAACAATGTAGAATATAGTAATTGAACCATCATCAGGTTTACAGATATCTCCTCATGAAGATATCCCCAAATAATTACACTTGAATTTAATTTCTAAGGAAACTTCATGTTAGAGGAAGAAGTTTAGTCCAGAGCATTAGAAGGTGAAAATATCTAAAAAGAACATTACAAAACAGAATCAACTGTCACATATTTTAGTAATCACAACTAAACTAGGTTTCTAACATGGCTGATTATGAAAATCACCAAATAAAACTCTTACTAGTCTAAATTGTCACAACACCAATATATTCTTGAAAATAGAAAACCTAGAGCAGAACCTTGTATAGAAACACAGTTATTGGGTTACCTGCATAAGAAGACAGCCATTCGATCCCTGTTCTGGGCTctgatattttctcctttttgtcaTAACGGATGCCAGCTCTGTGAACACAAAGAGCCACATGCATGCATCATCACTCTGCTTTGTACTGTTTTCATGTGGTCAACTCTTTCCATGTTAGCAAGAAATCAACTCATCTCAGTCATTCAGAAAAGCATTATCTTTCAAGTTGCTTGGCTTTTCAAAATGATTGTGAATGTCCTGTTACCTAAAGAACTTGATTGTTGAATAGAGAcctaaaatatttgctgttgGCAGAATTGTCTCAAACACCAACATATATGAAATCAACATTTTTATTAGAGATAAAACtggaaattatttacaaattgtttaaataaaaaattttctgtaCAATATTTTATACCAATCAAAGTGAAATAGTGAAATAATCTGAATAGCATATCAattcttaattaattttaaaatactcttcaTTGTTGAACTTTGGGTTTTCTGAAGAATGGAGAATAATTTCATAATACATACATTGTTATGATTTGAGCCCACTATTTAAATTCTCAAAAGTCTGTCATGTGAGGTGAGGAAAAAGGCCCATAAATACCTTATCTATTTTGAAATAGGGCACATATTATTGAGTTATTCAATTGGTGCATCTCCAAGGATAAGTCTTGTCTAATTAAATTCATTGGGACCTTAAACATGATTTTGATGGTGCACTCTTTACCTCCAGAGATGCCACCAGTATAATCAGCATGTAGAACAGGACTTAAAGAGCCCTGTCCTCTTGGGGAAAAGCTATAAAAAACAGCTTGATGTCATTTCACCAAGAGAGAACTGTCCATCTCTGCAAAAATAtgtaaactttctttttaaaaaaatgacctaAAAATAGGCAAAACTATTCAAGTTTAAGCTTTGTCTTTGAAAATCATATCCAACTTGAAATGCAGAAGATAATGGATGACAATATCAGAAGAAGtcatttaaaacttgttttaaatgtagatagattttttttcacaAAGTTTGTCAACATAGCTTCAGATAGGCAAGTTGAGGGAGTCTATGTTAATATGGAATTGGGGAAATAGAAATTTGGGGGACTATTATCCCTTTCATCTCAAAGTGCTCATGAGCCTTCCCCAAGGTAGAGAATATACTATTCTGTGTCCTAATTGCAATACAGTTCAAAAGACAAGTCTATGCATATATACAATACATTATATGTTACCATTAAACAAGAagcatataataaaaataagtttctgATTGTTTATAAATTAAACCCCAGGTTACAATTTAGTTCTCAGTCATTCTCTTTGtcagtctctctctctgcctcccttatctctcttttgctctctctctctctctccatgagttcagttgctcagttgtgtctgactctttgcaaccccatggactgcagtactgtAGGTTTCCCTgtaaatcaccaactcccagagcttgttcaaactgatgtccaagtcagttatgccatccaaccatctcattctttatCGTTACTATCTCTTACCttctatttttcccagcatcagggtcttttccaatgagtggattcttcatatcaggtggccaaagtattgatgttttCAGAAGAATAGGTTTATAATCTTCAGTATTCTACTCTCAGAATTCTGTTTTAGATGAAGACACTCAACTTCATCTCCTCAACTCAGAGACTGGACCAGGATTTTTGGTGGTACAGCTCTCTGTTTCGCAACatggaaattctttaaaaaatagtcaaccagaaaactcctagACAGAAATCAAATTGTTCGTTTACCATCTCTCAGTGATCACTGTCAGCTTCCCCTGACATATAGTGACTTGAAAATAATTGTCCTATTTTTCTTCACTGTTTCCTTATTATTCAGTGACTATACAAGAATATTTATAAGAATTCTAGTCATGGTTTCAAATAGctgaaaataaccaaaataacTCTTAATTGAGAAAGGGAAAACCAAAGTGGGATGCATGCTtgaaatggaatactatttaCTAATAAATGAGTGAGCTATTCATAGATAAAATAATATGCATAAATATCTGATGCATGGTACCAAGAAGAAGTCAAATTAAAGGGTTTTATGGTCGACaaaattttataatagaaaatgcAGGAAATTCACCAAAACTgttaaaactaattaaaaaatatacaaacaaggctgcaggatacaaaatcaatatagaaAATTTAGTTGCATTTACATGTATGAATAATGAACTacccaaaaaagaaattaagatattAATCTTATTTCTACTAGCAATAGtaagaataaaatagataagaataaatttattataaacagtactgcgatgaacattggggtacaagtgtctctttcaattctgatttcctcagtgtgtatgaccagcagtgggattgctgggtcatatggccattctatttccagttttttaaagagtagccacacggttctccatagtggctgaactagtttgcattcccaccaacagtgaaagaaggttccgttttctccacatcctctccagcatttattgcttgtagacttttggatagcagtcattctgactggcgtgaaatggtacctcattgtggttttgatgtgcatttctctgataatgactgatattgagcatcttttcatgtgtttgttagccatctttgaagaaatgtctgtttaagttctttggcccattgtttgattgggtcgtttatttttttggaattgagctgcaggagtttcttgtatattttttggtaattctttgtcagctgcttcctttgctattattttctcccattctgaaggatgtcttttcaccttgcttatagtttcctttgttgtgcagaagcaattgagatgtccatcatcagacaaatggataagaaagctgtggtacatatacacaatagtattattcagccattaaaaagaatacatttgaatcagttctaatgaggtgaatgaaactggagcctattatacagagtgaagtaagccagaaagaaaaacaccaatacagtacactaacacatatatatggaatttagaaagatggtaacgataaccttatatgtgagacagcaaaagagacacagatgtctagaataatcttttggactctgtgggagagggcgaggtgggatgatttgggagaatgacattgaaacatgtataatatcatatgtgaaatgaattgccagtctaggttctgTGCATggtacaggatgctcggggctggtgcactgggatgaccaagagggatggtatgaggaggaaggtgggaggggggttcaggatagtgaacacgtgtgcacccatggcaaattcatgttgatgtatgacaaaaccagtacaatattgtaaagtaactaggctccaattaaaataaataaatttatattaaaaaataaatttaaccaagaaggtgAAAGATTTGCAAACTGACAATTatatgaacagcaacaacaacaacaacaacaacaacaacaacaaaaaacctgtggaaacttcttaaagaggttggaataccagcccaccttatcctgagaaatccatatgcaggccaggaagcaacagttagaactggacatggaacgataggctggttccaaattgggaaaggagtacgtcaagtctgtatattgtcaccttacttgtATGCAGGGTatttcatgtgaaatgctggactgggtgaaacacaagctggaatcaaggttgccaggagaaatataaataacctcagatacgcagatgaaaccacacttacagcagaaaaagaagaagaactaaagagccttttgatgaaaatgaaagaagagagtggaataactggcttaaaacttaacattcaaaatgggggaacaatggaaacagtgacagattaattttcttgggctcaaataTCA
This genomic stretch from Ovis aries strain OAR_USU_Benz2616 breed Rambouillet unplaced genomic scaffold, ARS-UI_Ramb_v3.0 scaffold_90, whole genome shotgun sequence harbors:
- the LOC101108188 gene encoding putative olfactory receptor 4A4 encodes the protein MEQRNNVTEFVLLGLTQSIQGRKILFVMFLFIYIVTMVGNLLIVLTVVVSPILDTPMYFFLGCLSFMDAIYSTTVTPNMIIDLLYGRKTISFQACMTQLFIWHFFGGADIFLLVVMAYDRYVAICKPLHYLTIMNKRVCVLLLLLTWTGGFLHGVFHPLFVYNLPFCGPNVIDHFMCDMYPLLKLACTDTQVTAIIVLTNDGAICVIIFSLLLISYGVILRSLKNRGQVGRRKALSTCGSQITVVVLFFVPCIFMYIRPPSTLSVDKSLTLFYSIITPMLNPLIYTLRNGEMKNAMKKLWTTKRK